CGTGTAACAGAATTAGATGAAATAATGCATAAAGATATGAGTAATAAATTCACTGAATACAAAGAAAAAACAAAGAAATTTGCACAAGATATTTCAATACAGATTGATGATTTTCTTAATGTAGATGTAAATAAGAGAATTCTGTAATCAATAAGGCCTTGAATGAGGAGACATAAATATGATTTCATATAAAGAAAAAGAGATGATAATGGTCATGAAATTTATGGCTGATCATTCTAGTGATTTTGCAGAACAGCTTATGGATACTCATAAGAAGATGACTGGTAGCGAAGCGGTTGTCGAATCAATTAATATACTTCCTGAGATATCGAATTATGCCTCTTTAGTAGAGTATGTTAACAGCCAAGGGTATGATACGATTTTAAGAATGGAAGATTTGTTATCTGAGGAGGATCTGGCTCAACTTGAGAAAGAATACGATGATATTGAAAGTGAGTTCAAAAGTCAAACAGGTTTGAATAAAACTGATGCTCTTTTTATTCTTATTGCAGTAGTATTACAAATGATTCGTCAATTCTTACAACCCTCTGTTAATTTTGATGCGTTCAAAAATAAGAAGGATAGACCGTCACACAATACTACCGCTGATGAGGCTAAGAAATCTGTATATGATAAAGACAAAGCAAGTACTATGAAGAATAAGGCGGAGAGCGACAAAACAGAGGGTTCAAGATATTATCATGCCTCAGTTCAAGAAATAGCAGATATAAATCATGTTCCATACGATGTGGTGAGTGGTACAAAAAAATTTAATGTGAAGCTTAGCGGAACGAATCATAGAGCCAAGACATTAGGACATGATCCTTGATTGGGTTATTTATTGGAAACTTGTAATATTTTAACAAATACTATGTCACTTGGAAAAGACAATGCATTTCGTACATTACATGTAGGAAAGGACACATCGGGTAAGCCAGCTGCTATAGCTGAGGCAAATCCGATAAAGATGTTTGAATATACGGTAAAAAGATATAAAGAATCAAAGGCAACAATAGGTCTAGCATTTATTAAGCAAGCCTACCATATTAAATCTGACGAGTATTCGAAAGAAGGATTAAGCTTACCATTTTTGCAGTTGTTGGTAGATTCGGATATTATCAAGGAATTATGTGAGTCAGGAATAGACTATGCGAAATTGGATTTTTTGGGATCAGTCGGAGTTCAGACAGCATTAGCAGAGATGATTAATTACGTAATTTCTGTTGCTCATAGAATTACGATTATTTGCAAAGAAAATAAAAAGAATAACGAAACGATAACTTAAGACCAGTTACTTCAATTACTAAAGAAAAATGTAACTTTACATGAAGTGAGAACAAGAAAAGTTATTATAATTTCTGAAAGCATAGCGTCTTTGGTAAATGCTGGTATTGCACTTATTACAGTAAAGAGAGGAACTGGAGATTTGGTGAAAAAGGTTGACATTGGGGGATATATTTCAACTATTTTTCACTTGTTTAATGATATTAGATTTATTACAAAAATAAAAAAAGATTTTATTGCAAAAGCTATTGAAGAAAATTATCAAGACAAATTAGCACAAGTTAAGTAGTTTCTAATATGTCTCCTGTAATATTGCTACCATGATATCAAGCTTTAGCAGGCACCAGACTATGAATTCGAGAAAGTTCATCCTGCAGTCTTGTTTTTACATGCGCATTACGTTAAGTCTGTTGATCTATTATCTAAGCTAGATGTTGCTTATCAGGATATTCTTGCATTAGATGAGAATGATATTCAATTTATTGATTAAAATTTACCTAATCAACAATCACCCACAGAGAGATAAAATCTGTGAAGTTTACATATAAATAACTGTTTTAAACAAAAAACTGCAAGCGTTTTAAAGAAAAATTGGAAAAAGGATTGATAAAAACAAAAAGGTAGTATAGAATGGAATTATTGAGAAATAACATATTAAAAGGAGTCGTTATATGAACTACAAAGAAGTTTATGAACAATGGCTAAACAATGATTTCTTCGATGAAGAAACGAAAGCTGATTTGCTGTCTATTCAGGATGATGAAGCTGAGATCGAAGATCGATTCTACAAGGGTCTTGAGTTTGGGACCGCTGGTCTTCGTGGGAAATTGGGTGCTGGTACCAACCGTATGAATAAATACATGGTAGGAAAAGCAGCCCAGGCATTGGCTGAAACCTTGAAAGACCATGGTGAAGAAGCGATTAAAAGAGGTGTTGCAATCAGCTATGATGTCAGATATAAATCAAAAGAATTTGCTGAGTTGACCTGCTCTATCATGGCTGCTCATGGCATCAAAACTTATATTTACAATGGCATTCATCCTACGCCAATGTGCTCGTATGCAATTAGAAAATTGCACTGTAAAGCAGGAGTTATGGTAACGGCTAGCCATAATCCACAAGAATACAATGGCTATAAAGCGTATTGGGAAGAAGGTTCACAGATTTTAGATGATATTGCAGGACAAATTGCAGGTCATATGGATGAAATTGTGAATTTTGAAGACATCAAATCCATTCCTTTTGAAGAAGCCTTGGAAAGCGGTCTTGCAAATTATATTGATCCATCTGTCGAAGAAGATTACTACCAAGAAGTTCTCAATCTAACAATCAATGAAGATGTTGATAAATCTATCAAGGTTGGCTATACGCCTTTGAATGGTACAGGAAATATTCCTGTCAGAGAAATTCTGAAAAGAAGAGGATTTGAAAATATCTTCGTCGTAAAGGAACAAGAATTTCCTGATCCAGATTTTACAACCGTTGGTTATCCCAATCCAGAATTTCCGAAAGCATTTGCTTACTCTGAAAAGCTTGGAAAAGAAAATAACTGTGATATTTTGATTGCCAATGACCCAGACTGCGATCGTGTTGCGCTGGAAGTAAGAAATGCAAACGGTGATTATGTCTTTTTAAATGGAAATAAGATTGGTGCTTTGCTTTCTTATTACATTTTCTCACAACGTTCTGCTCTCAATAATTTACCTGAAAATCCTGTCATGGTGAAATCTATTGTTACAGGTGATTTATCTAGAGCGATTGCGAAGAAATATGGTATTGAAACAGTAGAAACCCTGACTGGATTTAAAAATATTTGTGGCAAAGCCAACGAGTATGATCGTACTAAAGAAAAAACGTATGTTTTCGGTTACGAAGAAAGTATCGGTTTCTGTTATGGAACATTTGTTAGAGATAAAGATGCTGTCAGTGCTTCTATGATGATCGTGGAGATGGCTGCTTACTTTAAGAAACAGGATAAGACTCTGTTAGATGTTTTAAATGATATCTATGCAGAATTTGGTTTCTATAATGAAAGACAAGTTTCGCTTGAGTTAGAAGGTGTAGAAGGTCAGGAGCGAATTGGTCGCATGATGGAAGAATTTAGAGAACATCCTTTGACAACAATTGGAGCAATGGAACTTGAAAAAGTGATTGACTTTAAAGATGGCTACCTTGATTTTCCAAAACAAAACTGTTTGAAATATTACTTTAAAGATAGTTCATGGTATGCACTCAGACCGTCAGGGACCGAACCTAAAATCAAACTATACATCTATTCAATTGGTAAAGATGAAAAGGAAAGTGTTGAAAAACTTGACCTCATCGAAAAGGCTTGCCGAGAAAAAATGGATAGTGTGAAATAAGCACATATAAAAGAGTTTGGGACAAAAAGATTTCAATTTTTAAAAATCTTAATTATTAAGACCTTCAAATCTATAATTAAATGCGAAAAGCGAACAAAGCAGAATTCTGATTACCAGAAAACTAGTTTTGTTCGCTTTTTATATTTGAGGTCGGACTTTTGCCCCAGCTTCTTTTTGCTTTTTAAAGACTGGTCGAATGTTTTGGCTGTATTTTTTGGTCGGGATAGATATAATTCATGGCGTTGTTGATAGCTGTAGGAGCTTCGCCTAGTCCTGTGGCTATCAAATCAATCTTTCCGTCATAGCTACAGCAATCGCCAGCAGCATAGATACCTGCGACAGAAGTTTCTTGTTTGCTATTGACGATAATCTTGTGGCGATTGAGTTCTATTCCCCATTTTTTTAAGTTTCCAACAGATGATTTGAAGCCATAATTGACAAAAAGCTGATCAAGCGGCAAGAGCTCTGTTTCATTGCTTTTCACTTTAGTAATCTCAAGATGAGTGAGTTTGTTTCCTTCACCTATAAGTTGACTTGGGATAAATGGTGTTTTAATCGTGACAGTAGAAGCTTTTAGTTCATTGACACTGTGTTCTAAAGCACGGAAGGTGTCTCGACGATGGATGATATGTGTCGGAGCGATTTTATCAAAAGCAAGTGCCCAATCCACTGCAGAATCACCACCTCCTAGAACCACAATGTTTTGTCCAGCGTATTGATTGATATTGGAAACGTGATAATGAATGTTTTCAAATTGTTCTACATTGTCCAAATCAAGTGAGCGAGGTTTAAAAGCACCACCTCCCATAGCAATCAAAATGGCTCTTGAAATGTGCTTCCCATTGCTAGTTGTTAAGGTAAATAATTCATCCTTTTTTTCAATATCTAATACAGTCTCATTGAGATGTATGCTTGTTTCAAATGTTTTTACTTGATCAATCAAACGATTAATCAATTCCTCACCTGTTAGATTAGTAAAACCAGGAACATCCAGAATTTTCTTTTCAGGATAGAGAATAGCTGGCTGTCCACCGAGCTGAGGTAGCGAATCAATCAAATTCACTTTTGCTTGACGCATGTGAGCATAAAAAGCAGCAAAAAGACCCACAGGCCCCCCACCAACAATCGTAATATCAAAAATTTCAGACATGATTTCTCCTTAAAATAGTAACGTATTTCTATTTTATCACAAAAAGAGGAAAACGATAGAGAAATTGTGTTAGGGCACGTGAATTATGTTACAATAGTTACAGATTATATTATTAAGGAGATATACATGCAAGCAGTTGCACATTTTATTGAAACATTTGTTCCAGAACATTATGATATTTTTTTAGATTTGAATCGGGAGCAAAAAACGTTCACAGGTAAGGTCAGCATTAGCGGAGAAGCAAAAGGTGAAAAAATTTCTCTTCATCAGAAGGATTTGACAATCCAGTCCGTTGAGGTAGCTGGCGAAGCTCGTCCTTTCTCTGTAGATAATGAAAATGAAGCAGTTTACGTTGAGCTTGGTCAAGCAGGAGTTGTTGAAGTAATGCTGACTTATACAGGTAAAATTACAGATAATATGACGGGGATTTATCCTTCTTACTATACTGTTGATGGAGTCAAAAAAGAAGTTCTTTCTACTCAATTTGAAAGTCATTTTGCACGTGAAGCCTTTCCAAGTGTAGATGAGCCAGAAGCAAAAGCTACGTTTGACCTTTCTTTGAAATTCGATCAAGAAGCAGGAGAAATCGCACTTTCAAACATGCCAGAAGTTGATGTAGCACATCGAAAAGCAACTGGCATCTGGAAGTTTGCAACAACTCCTCGCATGTCGTCTTATCTTTTAGCGTTCGCAGCTGGTGATTTGCAGGGCGTTACAGCTAAAACAAAGAATGGCACTTTGGTGGGGGTATACTCTACTAAAGCGCATCCTGCTTCAAACTTAGAGTTTGCCCTAGATATTGCAGTTCGCTCTATTGACTTTTATGAAGAATATTATGGGGTGAAGTATCCAATTCCTCAATCCTTACATGTAGCTTTACCAGACTTTTCTGCAGGAGCTATGGAAAATTGGGGCTTGGTCACTTATCGTGAAGTTTATCTTTTAGTAGATGAAAATTCAACTGTTACAAGCCGTCAGCAAGTAGCTCTTGTGATTGCTCACGAATTGGCTCACCAATGGTTTGGTAATTTGGTTACAATGAAATGGTGGGATGACCTTTGGCTCAATGAAAGTTTTGCCAATATGATGGAATATGTCTGTGTGAACGCTATTGAGCCGACTTGGAACATTTTTGAGGACTTCCAAACAAGTGGCGTTCCTCTGGCTCTAAAACGGGATGCGACTGACGGTGTTCAATCTGTCCATGTGGAAGTAAAACATCCAGACGAAATCAATACCTTATTTGATCCTGCGATTGTTTACGCTAAAGGAAGTCGTCTCATGCACATGCTTCGTCGTTGGCTAGGAGATGAAGCTTTTGCAAAAGGCTTGAATGCTTATTTTGCCAAACATCAATATGGTAATACAATTGGTCGTGACTTATGGAATGCTCTTGGTGCAGCTTCAGGACGTGACGTAGCAGCCTTTATGGATTCGTGGCTAGAACAACCAGGTTATCCTGTTTTGACAGCGGTTGTGGAAAATGATACTCTCAAAATTTCTCAAAAACAATTCTTTATTGGAGAAAAAGAAGAAAAAGGCCGTTTATGGGTTGTGCCATTGAATAGCAATTGGACTGGCATTCCAGATACTTTAGAAACCGAAACGCTTGAAATTCCAAATTATGCAGCTCTGGCAGCGCAAAATGAAGGAGCACTTCGTTTCAATACAGAAAATACGGCGCATTACATTACTGATTATCAAGGGGAATTGTTGGATAATATTTTAGCAACTATTACGGACTTGGATAATACAAGTAAGTTACAAGTAGTACAAGAACGTCGTCTGTTGGCGGAAGCTGATTTTGTTTCATTTGCAGATTTGATTCCAGTGGTTGAAAAGTTAACCAATGAAACATCTTATCTTGTAGTATCTGCTGTGAAGGCTGTTCTAAATGGTTTGAAGACTTTTGTGGACGAAGGGACAGAAACAGAGGCAGCCTTTAAAAAATTACTCGTTAAGCTGAATGAAGATAACTTTGACCGACTTGGCTTTGAAGCGAAAGACGGTGAAACAGATGAAGATGAATTGGTACGTCAAATTGTTGTGGCAAATATGATTGCAGCTGATGATGAACAAGCGAGCCAAAAAGCAAGCCAAATCTTTGAAGCGCATCAAAAAAACTTGGAAAAACTTCCAGCAGCCACTC
This Streptococcus anginosus DNA region includes the following protein-coding sequences:
- a CDS encoding phospho-sugar mutase, whose product is MNYKEVYEQWLNNDFFDEETKADLLSIQDDEAEIEDRFYKGLEFGTAGLRGKLGAGTNRMNKYMVGKAAQALAETLKDHGEEAIKRGVAISYDVRYKSKEFAELTCSIMAAHGIKTYIYNGIHPTPMCSYAIRKLHCKAGVMVTASHNPQEYNGYKAYWEEGSQILDDIAGQIAGHMDEIVNFEDIKSIPFEEALESGLANYIDPSVEEDYYQEVLNLTINEDVDKSIKVGYTPLNGTGNIPVREILKRRGFENIFVVKEQEFPDPDFTTVGYPNPEFPKAFAYSEKLGKENNCDILIANDPDCDRVALEVRNANGDYVFLNGNKIGALLSYYIFSQRSALNNLPENPVMVKSIVTGDLSRAIAKKYGIETVETLTGFKNICGKANEYDRTKEKTYVFGYEESIGFCYGTFVRDKDAVSASMMIVEMAAYFKKQDKTLLDVLNDIYAEFGFYNERQVSLELEGVEGQERIGRMMEEFREHPLTTIGAMELEKVIDFKDGYLDFPKQNCLKYYFKDSSWYALRPSGTEPKIKLYIYSIGKDEKESVEKLDLIEKACREKMDSVK
- a CDS encoding M1 family metallopeptidase translates to MQAVAHFIETFVPEHYDIFLDLNREQKTFTGKVSISGEAKGEKISLHQKDLTIQSVEVAGEARPFSVDNENEAVYVELGQAGVVEVMLTYTGKITDNMTGIYPSYYTVDGVKKEVLSTQFESHFAREAFPSVDEPEAKATFDLSLKFDQEAGEIALSNMPEVDVAHRKATGIWKFATTPRMSSYLLAFAAGDLQGVTAKTKNGTLVGVYSTKAHPASNLEFALDIAVRSIDFYEEYYGVKYPIPQSLHVALPDFSAGAMENWGLVTYREVYLLVDENSTVTSRQQVALVIAHELAHQWFGNLVTMKWWDDLWLNESFANMMEYVCVNAIEPTWNIFEDFQTSGVPLALKRDATDGVQSVHVEVKHPDEINTLFDPAIVYAKGSRLMHMLRRWLGDEAFAKGLNAYFAKHQYGNTIGRDLWNALGAASGRDVAAFMDSWLEQPGYPVLTAVVENDTLKISQKQFFIGEKEEKGRLWVVPLNSNWTGIPDTLETETLEIPNYAALAAQNEGALRFNTENTAHYITDYQGELLDNILATITDLDNTSKLQVVQERRLLAEADFVSFADLIPVVEKLTNETSYLVVSAVKAVLNGLKTFVDEGTETEAAFKKLLVKLNEDNFDRLGFEAKDGETDEDELVRQIVVANMIAADDEQASQKASQIFEAHQKNLEKLPAATRLQILINQIKHHETKELTAQYLATYIATVDGNFQRQLASTLSYTKDETTLTHLLEEWKNKDVVKPQDLAMSWYFTFLQHDFTQGTVWTWARDNWDWIKAALGGDMSFDKFVIYPANIFKTRERLAEYKAFFEPQLSDLAISRNISMGIKEISARIDLIDKEKAAVEAAIKATV
- a CDS encoding NAD(P)/FAD-dependent oxidoreductase, translated to MSEIFDITIVGGGPVGLFAAFYAHMRQAKVNLIDSLPQLGGQPAILYPEKKILDVPGFTNLTGEELINRLIDQVKTFETSIHLNETVLDIEKKDELFTLTTSNGKHISRAILIAMGGGAFKPRSLDLDNVEQFENIHYHVSNINQYAGQNIVVLGGGDSAVDWALAFDKIAPTHIIHRRDTFRALEHSVNELKASTVTIKTPFIPSQLIGEGNKLTHLEITKVKSNETELLPLDQLFVNYGFKSSVGNLKKWGIELNRHKIIVNSKQETSVAGIYAAGDCCSYDGKIDLIATGLGEAPTAINNAMNYIYPDQKIQPKHSTSL